Proteins encoded in a region of the Desulfosoma sp. genome:
- the cbpB gene encoding peptide-modifying radical SAM enzyme CbpB: protein MKDEVSFAGRPRYANSGFGPSFAVLDIGLPDRVAVVEPESAFWAVVDTEALPEALSGGLVQDFLAQSEAFQEEMQRLRFGLIPSAVYFNPTERCNFNCTYCYLPEDMRRNGKTMTVEEVAEALERLAGYFQTTLEPGTKPQLIFHGSEPMLARDAVFSAIDRFHDRFIFGVQTNATLLDDEAIDFLTSRGVGIGISLDAHDALTADKVRKNWHGQGAFSKVRRVMEQLASYEAFNVITTVTRENVTLLPDLVDFYHDAGVGVIMLNPVRCTREGGRNLKPDDTVLAEAFCAALDRTYVLFEKTARKLVVANFANVLAGIIGPTGRRLMCDISPCGGGRCFFAVSAHGDLFPCSEFLGFPEYRGGNLFQNDIQDVLKSRPFQAVTTRVVERVEPCRRCAVRHFCGAPCPAEVQAVRGTLEAPSPYCRFYEEQVRYAFRVVAQGREAAYLWNGWESETEETFRCA from the coding sequence ATGAAGGACGAGGTTTCCTTTGCGGGTCGTCCCCGTTATGCCAACAGTGGCTTCGGGCCGTCGTTTGCCGTTCTGGATATCGGTCTTCCCGATCGGGTTGCGGTGGTGGAACCGGAGAGCGCCTTTTGGGCCGTTGTGGATACAGAGGCCCTTCCGGAAGCTTTGTCAGGGGGACTGGTTCAGGACTTTCTGGCGCAAAGCGAGGCGTTTCAGGAAGAGATGCAACGTCTTCGCTTCGGGTTGATACCTTCGGCGGTCTATTTCAATCCGACGGAACGCTGCAACTTTAACTGCACCTATTGTTATCTTCCGGAGGACATGCGTCGAAACGGCAAGACCATGACCGTGGAAGAGGTGGCGGAAGCGTTAGAGCGCCTCGCGGGCTACTTTCAAACAACGTTGGAGCCTGGGACGAAACCGCAGCTCATTTTTCACGGCTCAGAACCCATGCTGGCCCGTGATGCCGTTTTTTCGGCCATTGACCGCTTTCACGACAGGTTCATCTTTGGTGTTCAGACCAATGCCACCCTCTTGGATGACGAGGCCATAGATTTTCTTACTTCTCGAGGGGTCGGCATCGGGATTTCCCTGGACGCCCATGACGCTTTGACGGCGGACAAGGTTCGAAAAAACTGGCATGGCCAAGGGGCTTTTTCAAAGGTGCGCCGGGTGATGGAACAGCTGGCTTCCTATGAGGCCTTTAATGTCATCACCACGGTGACTCGAGAAAACGTGACGCTGCTTCCGGACCTGGTGGATTTCTACCACGATGCCGGAGTGGGCGTGATCATGCTCAACCCTGTTCGGTGCACCCGTGAAGGAGGACGGAATCTCAAACCCGACGATACCGTTCTCGCTGAAGCTTTCTGCGCGGCTTTGGATAGAACCTACGTTTTGTTTGAAAAGACCGCGCGAAAGCTTGTGGTGGCCAACTTTGCCAACGTTTTGGCGGGAATCATCGGGCCGACGGGACGACGACTCATGTGCGACATTTCGCCGTGCGGTGGCGGAAGGTGTTTTTTTGCTGTGTCCGCCCACGGCGATCTTTTTCCGTGCAGTGAGTTCCTGGGGTTTCCCGAATATCGCGGTGGGAACCTCTTTCAGAACGATATTCAAGACGTCCTGAAGAGTCGACCGTTTCAGGCCGTGACGACTCGTGTGGTGGAACGAGTGGAACCCTGCCGCCGTTGTGCTGTGCGGCATTTCTGTGGAGCCCCCTGTCCTGCGGAAGTGCAAGCGGTCCGTGGGACTCTGGAAGCGCCGAGCCCGTACTGCCGGTTTTACGAAGAGCAGGTCCGTTATGCTTTTCGCGTGGTGGCTCAGGGTAGGGAAGCAGCCTATCTCTGGAACGGATGGGAATCGGAAACCGAAGAAACCTTTCGGTGTGCTTGA
- a CDS encoding hydrogenase iron-sulfur subunit has product MAFVAQGIKSVVVFACHWCAYSAADLAGVRRMEYPECVHVVRVMCSGMVHPQLVMEAFSLGASGVLVMGCRPGECHYKDGNIKAEARRVVIQEMMEAMGLEPERFRVVWCASSEAEKFVEACRDMVQTLQSLEDGQG; this is encoded by the coding sequence ATGGCTTTCGTCGCGCAAGGAATCAAAAGCGTCGTTGTTTTTGCCTGTCACTGGTGTGCTTACAGTGCCGCCGATTTGGCCGGTGTTCGTCGCATGGAATATCCGGAATGCGTGCATGTTGTGCGTGTCATGTGTTCCGGAATGGTGCATCCGCAACTGGTCATGGAAGCTTTCTCACTTGGCGCTTCCGGGGTTTTGGTCATGGGGTGTCGACCTGGGGAATGTCACTATAAGGACGGCAACATCAAGGCCGAAGCTCGACGCGTGGTGATTCAGGAAATGATGGAAGCCATGGGGTTGGAGCCGGAACGGTTTCGTGTGGTCTGGTGCGCCTCGTCGGAGGCGGAAAAGTTTGTGGAGGCTTGCCGGGACATGGTGCAAACCCTTCAGAGCCTGGAGGACGGTCAAGGATAG
- a CDS encoding FAD-dependent oxidoreductase, with the protein MIRNKVGAVLVLGGGISGLQAALDLAEAGYFVYLAEKSGAIGGTMARLNKTFPTDECAM; encoded by the coding sequence ATGATTCGCAACAAAGTGGGAGCTGTCTTGGTGCTTGGAGGCGGCATTTCCGGGCTTCAGGCGGCTTTGGATTTAGCCGAAGCCGGCTATTTCGTTTATCTTGCCGAAAAAAGTGGAGCCATCGGCGGCACCATGGCTCGCTTGAATAAGACCTTTCCAACCGACGAATGTGCCATGTGA
- a CDS encoding FAD-dependent oxidoreductase: MECGRHYNIELMTHAQLERLEGEAPRFQATLRLQPRYVDSSRCVACGECAQVCPVVVEDPRCGPQARRSAVFLSYPQAVPMTYQIDSRRCLFLTQGTCGACKRVCPADAVRFDDRERWVTVTVGSVIVSAGFQPYEPGARNPWGYGVHPNVVTSVAWERMLSEAASHRASLVRPSDGAPISKVAFVQCVGSRDETGKGHAYCSSVCCMTAVKEASMALDWNPSLNVTVFYTDMRTAGKDFERYYKAINDRGVRFIPYRVAAVEPAEDGHGLRIEFPSEDGRRTKQVFDLIVLSVGMQVPSGTQELCATLGIKTDRHGFVDTSSFEPVKTSRPGIYVCGALAGPKDIAHAVLEGSAAAAAASVPLADVRNSLSRLKDFPEERSVAGEEPRVGVFICHCGSNIAGVVDVEALAEMAARLPHVVHVERKLFACAQDSQDRIRRSIRDYRLNRVVVAACSPVTHENLFRETLKNAGLNEYLFEMANIRNQAAWVHGRDSKAATIKAGDLVRMAVAKVALQEPLPPVTVNVNPTVLVVGGGVAGMTTALGLAEQGFPVHLVEKGSELGGNARHLNRTWKGEDIAGFVKNLAAKVKSHPYISVYLKSEVVAAEGFVGNFRSTIKKGGAAISVDHGVTVLAVGGAAYKPSEYGYSESQRVLTALEFDKLWAVGDERITGAKGFVFIQCVGSREPQRPYCSRVCCTHSIQAAMELKEEDPSREIYILYRDVRTYGLRESLYRQAREKGVIFIKYFLEHKPVVRLGPNELYVRIMDHVLKRPLTLRTDVVILATAIVPHPSVAELARIYKLPLNADGFFQESHAKLKPVEFLTEGIFLAGLAHAPKALDETIAQAQAVTARAAAILATRRRSLDALKAHVVEKNCDGCALCLDVCPYGAIRWQGLAHKRQETGKEELRIPEINLALCKGCGICQATCPKDGIRVAGFTGRQLSRQLQALLRPEESGAA; encoded by the coding sequence GTGGAGTGCGGTCGGCACTACAACATTGAATTGATGACCCACGCCCAACTGGAGCGATTGGAAGGCGAGGCCCCGCGGTTTCAAGCTACCTTAAGGCTTCAACCTCGGTACGTGGATTCCAGTCGATGCGTCGCCTGCGGGGAATGTGCTCAAGTGTGCCCTGTTGTCGTGGAGGATCCACGATGCGGTCCTCAAGCTCGACGTTCGGCCGTCTTCCTGAGTTACCCTCAGGCGGTGCCCATGACCTACCAAATCGATTCACGACGCTGCCTGTTTTTGACACAAGGCACCTGTGGAGCGTGTAAGCGGGTATGCCCGGCGGATGCGGTACGATTTGATGATCGAGAACGCTGGGTAACGGTGACGGTGGGATCGGTGATTGTGTCTGCAGGCTTTCAGCCTTATGAGCCAGGCGCTCGAAATCCCTGGGGTTATGGGGTCCATCCCAATGTGGTGACATCGGTGGCCTGGGAGCGAATGCTTTCGGAAGCCGCCTCCCATCGAGCTTCCCTGGTGCGGCCTTCGGATGGAGCCCCCATAAGCAAGGTGGCTTTTGTGCAATGCGTCGGCAGCCGTGACGAAACGGGAAAAGGGCATGCCTACTGTTCGTCCGTGTGTTGCATGACCGCGGTCAAGGAAGCTTCCATGGCCTTGGACTGGAATCCGTCCTTGAACGTTACGGTTTTTTATACGGACATGCGGACAGCCGGGAAAGATTTTGAACGTTATTACAAGGCGATCAATGATCGTGGGGTGCGTTTTATTCCCTACCGTGTGGCGGCCGTGGAACCCGCCGAAGACGGCCATGGCCTTAGAATTGAATTTCCTTCCGAGGACGGCCGGCGTACAAAGCAAGTGTTTGATCTGATCGTCCTTTCGGTTGGAATGCAGGTGCCTTCGGGCACTCAAGAGTTGTGTGCGACATTGGGGATCAAAACGGACCGGCACGGCTTTGTGGACACATCCTCCTTTGAACCTGTGAAAACATCAAGGCCCGGCATTTATGTGTGCGGGGCCCTGGCGGGTCCCAAGGATATCGCCCACGCGGTTCTGGAAGGATCAGCAGCGGCAGCCGCTGCGTCCGTTCCTTTGGCGGATGTGAGAAACAGTCTATCGAGGCTCAAGGATTTTCCTGAAGAACGCTCGGTGGCCGGTGAAGAACCTCGCGTAGGGGTTTTTATTTGCCATTGTGGGTCCAACATCGCAGGTGTGGTGGATGTGGAAGCCCTAGCCGAAATGGCTGCTCGGCTGCCTCACGTGGTCCATGTGGAAAGAAAGCTCTTTGCCTGCGCTCAGGACAGTCAGGATAGGATTCGGCGAAGCATTCGAGACTATCGCCTCAATCGCGTTGTGGTGGCGGCCTGTTCACCGGTGACCCACGAAAACCTCTTCAGAGAAACCCTCAAAAACGCCGGTTTGAACGAATATCTTTTTGAAATGGCCAACATTCGGAATCAAGCCGCGTGGGTTCACGGGCGAGATTCCAAGGCGGCCACCATCAAGGCCGGAGACCTGGTGCGCATGGCTGTGGCTAAAGTTGCTTTACAGGAGCCGTTACCTCCCGTGACGGTGAATGTGAACCCGACCGTCTTGGTGGTGGGCGGCGGCGTGGCCGGGATGACCACCGCGTTGGGTTTGGCGGAACAAGGCTTTCCTGTTCATCTGGTGGAAAAGGGTTCTGAGCTGGGTGGCAATGCACGCCATCTCAACCGCACCTGGAAAGGGGAGGATATTGCCGGCTTTGTGAAGAATCTGGCGGCCAAGGTGAAGTCCCATCCTTATATCAGTGTGTATCTCAAAAGTGAGGTGGTTGCTGCGGAAGGGTTTGTGGGCAATTTTCGGTCGACGATCAAGAAAGGAGGAGCGGCCATCAGCGTCGACCACGGGGTGACGGTCCTGGCTGTGGGCGGCGCGGCTTACAAGCCTAGTGAATACGGGTATTCCGAATCGCAAAGGGTGCTGACGGCCTTGGAATTCGACAAACTATGGGCCGTGGGTGATGAACGGATTACGGGAGCTAAAGGCTTTGTTTTTATTCAATGCGTTGGTTCTCGAGAACCCCAAAGACCTTATTGCTCTCGAGTCTGTTGCACCCATTCCATTCAGGCTGCTATGGAATTGAAGGAGGAGGATCCTTCCCGGGAAATTTACATCCTGTATCGGGACGTGCGTACCTACGGGTTGAGGGAATCGCTTTATCGGCAGGCTCGAGAAAAAGGGGTGATATTCATTAAATATTTCCTGGAGCACAAACCGGTGGTCCGCTTGGGTCCTAACGAGCTTTATGTTCGCATCATGGATCATGTGCTCAAAAGGCCTTTGACCCTCCGTACGGATGTGGTCATTTTAGCGACGGCCATTGTCCCTCATCCTTCCGTGGCTGAATTGGCCCGAATCTATAAGTTACCCTTGAATGCCGACGGCTTTTTTCAAGAAAGCCACGCTAAGCTGAAGCCGGTGGAGTTCTTGACCGAAGGCATTTTTCTGGCCGGTCTTGCCCATGCCCCGAAAGCTCTGGATGAAACCATTGCGCAGGCTCAGGCGGTGACGGCACGTGCCGCCGCCATTTTGGCAACACGCCGAAGATCTTTGGATGCTCTCAAGGCTCATGTGGTGGAGAAAAATTGCGACGGATGCGCTTTATGTCTGGATGTTTGCCCTTACGGGGCCATCCGTTGGCAGGGTCTAGCCCACAAAAGGCAGGAAACCGGAAAGGAGGAACTGCGGATTCCTGAAATCAACCTGGCCTTGTGTAAAGGCTGCGGCATCTGCCAAGCCACCTGCCCTAAAGACGGCATTCGTGTGGCAGGATTCACCGGAAGGCAGTTATCGCGGCAGCTTCAGGCCTTGTTGAGACCCGAAGAAAGCGGAGCAGCGTGA
- a CDS encoding Hsp20/alpha crystallin family protein, which yields MLGLVPRTRRESLLAWPRAFDWMDRFFEEAVPAVWGDEKVLMPAFDISETEDKIVVKADLPGVDVKDLDISITDNVLTVKGEKRQEKEEKSECYHRVERRYGSFARSFTLPSEVKSEGVEAVYKDGVLRIEIPKAEASRPKRIEVKH from the coding sequence ATGCTCGGATTGGTTCCTCGCACAAGAAGGGAGTCGCTCCTTGCATGGCCCAGAGCCTTCGACTGGATGGACAGGTTCTTTGAGGAAGCTGTGCCTGCCGTGTGGGGCGACGAAAAGGTCCTGATGCCCGCTTTTGACATTTCGGAAACGGAAGACAAGATTGTTGTCAAAGCGGATCTTCCCGGTGTGGATGTGAAAGATCTGGACATCAGCATCACGGACAATGTGCTGACCGTCAAAGGGGAGAAGCGTCAGGAAAAAGAAGAAAAGAGTGAATGCTATCACCGTGTGGAACGCCGCTACGGTTCTTTTGCCCGGTCTTTCACCTTGCCTTCGGAAGTGAAATCCGAGGGTGTGGAGGCGGTCTACAAAGACGGTGTTCTGCGCATCGAGATTCCCAAAGCTGAAGCTTCTCGGCCCAAGAGGATCGAAGTCAAACACTAA
- a CDS encoding hydrogenase maturation protease: MSERSRLWTASSVVLGCGNTLFGDDGFGPAVAEALAAHGELPRHVCVLDAGTAASDILFDMVLNPQKPETLYIVDAVQLSGRAAGEIFWLSPEDLPTAKRADFLMHQFPSANLLRELAEEGGVKVMILAVQAETIPDCVAPGLSKAVAEAVPRAVEKLLQALRSKEQKLS, from the coding sequence ATGAGTGAACGAAGCCGGTTGTGGACCGCCTCCTCGGTGGTCTTGGGATGTGGGAACACCCTTTTTGGTGATGACGGGTTCGGTCCTGCCGTGGCGGAGGCTCTTGCGGCCCACGGGGAGCTTCCGCGTCATGTGTGTGTGCTGGATGCAGGGACTGCCGCCAGTGATATTTTGTTTGACATGGTGCTTAATCCCCAAAAGCCTGAAACCCTCTATATCGTCGATGCGGTTCAATTGAGCGGTCGAGCGGCGGGAGAAATTTTTTGGCTTTCCCCTGAGGATCTGCCTACGGCCAAGCGCGCGGATTTTCTCATGCATCAGTTTCCGTCGGCGAATCTGTTGCGGGAGCTTGCCGAAGAGGGAGGGGTCAAGGTCATGATTTTGGCGGTGCAAGCCGAAACAATTCCGGATTGTGTGGCACCGGGACTTTCAAAGGCCGTGGCTGAGGCGGTGCCTCGAGCCGTCGAGAAACTTTTGCAAGCCCTGAGGTCGAAAGAACAGAAACTGTCCTAA
- the gspG gene encoding type II secretion system major pseudopilin GspG, producing MHRRWNRPKDERKWNPKRSRLGFTLIELLIVMVILGLLAALVAPKMFQKVGTSKIKAAKAQIALLGTALDAYRLDVGRYPTTEQGLRALRANPGYDTWDGPYLPKDVPKDPWGRDYVYRSPGQHGDYDLYSLGADGQEGGEGENADVVSWQ from the coding sequence ATGCACAGACGATGGAATCGACCAAAAGACGAACGGAAATGGAATCCGAAGCGGAGTCGCCTCGGCTTTACGCTCATCGAATTGTTGATCGTCATGGTCATCTTGGGGCTTTTGGCCGCTTTGGTGGCCCCCAAAATGTTCCAAAAGGTGGGAACCTCTAAGATCAAGGCCGCCAAGGCTCAGATCGCTCTTTTGGGTACGGCTCTAGACGCTTATCGATTGGATGTGGGACGCTACCCTACCACTGAACAGGGTCTGCGGGCTTTACGTGCCAACCCCGGGTATGACACCTGGGATGGACCTTATTTGCCCAAGGATGTTCCCAAGGATCCGTGGGGTCGCGATTATGTTTATCGAAGTCCTGGGCAGCATGGAGACTACGACCTGTATTCCTTGGGAGCCGACGGACAAGAAGGGGGAGAAGGAGAAAACGCCGACGTGGTGAGCTGGCAGTAA
- a CDS encoding ATP-binding protein, which produces MRDRPLFVVIRTFLHRRLLFPLVVLAVVITCALIPWRLVQLEEEHRLVSWGVDSYVSSLLESADENLRMLAQSALAMNTSYENRVFQEIPLSYHRVFFIEPDSYTVYRQGRQVPTKESVPPPPVSYFPEMHVWPIYSVPYYRFDLKAVTVATMIPIRGGTVVGELDLGRVQRSIDAYLRKVPHRIIWITDRYGNLIVHPDGRMVQEQENVGHEPLVAQALAHPEGARLLGRLAGTFVYGTSWRIDPWGWVVLVAYPLFPALYPVVGAATMGFLTFFAFLGLAHWRLMRRLQAVVVEPVESLTGEVQRMAEGHIGFQSSWPDSKGTFAELRVFAERFREMSRAVQEREEALHLRQKALLQVQESLKRSEKRYREILESIDEAYFELDADGIVTFHNSSFSRLFGLDPPPAHPFALSDMMLPETAKAMRDFFQGVAEGRHVGQLRTFEFYDVHGSLKIVEISARPMRAEEGSVCGVRVMARDVTEKIKAEKRAQELERILSHAQKMESLGTLASGIAHEFNNLLQAMTGYLELLARHTDPEDRKSRWIKHVQEAANRGAELVRRMLSFARQDDAKPEVVDINRLVHETLTFLRRNIPRLIRLEEDLAEDLPAIYADRLQLEQILINLVVNARDAIPEGTEGCIRVSTRSREPSIYGEGGGIVLTVSDTGQGIPESVQRRIFDPFFTTKEPGRGTGLGLSTVYGIVTRHGGSITCHSRVGQGTTFSITLPAHSSTKAMEQKSKSDAEEMSVSKRSRSRRNARPTVLVVDDEDDVRDLVSETLLEEGFRVLTASSGEEALDVLARSADLVDVLILDENMPGMGGSACFSKVRHLYPEVAVILASGSLESHFVESLGMAEHVAFLSKPYRLGELLAAIQRVMDH; this is translated from the coding sequence ATGAGAGATCGGCCTCTTTTTGTAGTCATTCGAACTTTTTTGCACCGACGGCTTTTGTTCCCTCTGGTGGTGCTGGCTGTGGTCATCACCTGTGCGCTGATTCCATGGCGCCTTGTTCAACTGGAAGAAGAACATAGGCTGGTCAGCTGGGGCGTGGATAGTTATGTGTCGAGCCTTCTTGAAAGTGCCGATGAAAACCTGCGTATGCTTGCCCAATCGGCGCTCGCTATGAACACTTCATACGAGAACAGGGTTTTCCAAGAAATCCCGCTATCCTATCATCGTGTTTTTTTTATTGAGCCGGATTCCTACACGGTCTATCGTCAGGGTCGGCAGGTGCCAACCAAGGAAAGTGTTCCCCCTCCACCTGTCTCTTATTTTCCGGAAATGCATGTATGGCCCATCTATTCAGTGCCCTATTACCGATTTGACCTGAAAGCGGTGACCGTCGCCACCATGATCCCGATCCGAGGGGGCACGGTGGTGGGAGAATTGGATTTGGGGCGTGTCCAAAGGTCGATTGACGCCTATCTTCGAAAGGTTCCTCATAGAATCATCTGGATTACCGACCGGTACGGCAACCTCATCGTGCATCCTGACGGCCGGATGGTGCAGGAACAGGAAAACGTCGGGCACGAACCCCTGGTCGCCCAGGCTCTGGCACACCCTGAAGGAGCCAGGCTTCTTGGAAGATTGGCCGGGACCTTTGTTTACGGCACCAGCTGGCGTATTGATCCCTGGGGATGGGTGGTCCTCGTGGCTTATCCCTTGTTCCCGGCGCTTTACCCCGTCGTGGGGGCCGCCACGATGGGATTTCTCACGTTTTTTGCCTTCTTAGGCCTGGCCCATTGGCGCCTTATGCGGCGGCTGCAGGCGGTCGTCGTGGAGCCTGTGGAGAGCCTCACTGGAGAAGTGCAACGCATGGCCGAGGGCCATATCGGCTTCCAAAGTTCATGGCCTGATTCTAAGGGCACTTTTGCGGAACTTCGGGTTTTTGCAGAACGTTTTCGAGAGATGAGCCGAGCTGTGCAGGAACGTGAAGAAGCTCTGCATCTGCGGCAAAAGGCTTTACTTCAGGTTCAGGAATCTCTGAAGCGCAGTGAAAAGCGATATCGAGAAATTTTGGAAAGTATCGATGAGGCTTATTTTGAGTTGGATGCGGACGGTATTGTCACGTTTCACAACAGTTCCTTTTCACGCTTGTTCGGTCTGGACCCCCCGCCGGCTCACCCCTTTGCCTTATCCGACATGATGCTCCCGGAAACAGCCAAGGCCATGAGGGATTTTTTTCAAGGTGTGGCGGAAGGGCGCCATGTGGGGCAACTTCGAACCTTTGAGTTTTATGACGTACACGGATCCTTAAAAATAGTGGAAATTTCGGCGCGCCCGATGCGTGCTGAAGAAGGATCGGTTTGCGGCGTTCGAGTCATGGCCCGGGATGTTACGGAAAAGATTAAAGCCGAAAAAAGGGCACAGGAACTAGAAAGGATTCTGTCCCATGCTCAAAAAATGGAATCCCTTGGGACGTTGGCCAGTGGTATCGCCCATGAATTCAACAACCTGCTCCAGGCCATGACAGGCTACCTGGAACTTCTGGCTCGACACACGGACCCGGAAGATCGAAAAAGCCGTTGGATCAAGCACGTCCAAGAAGCGGCGAATCGAGGTGCCGAATTGGTCCGGCGCATGCTCTCCTTTGCCCGCCAGGATGACGCCAAACCCGAAGTGGTGGACATCAACAGACTTGTTCACGAGACGCTGACTTTTCTGAGAAGGAACATTCCCCGCTTGATCCGCTTGGAAGAGGACCTTGCCGAGGACCTTCCCGCCATCTATGCCGACCGGCTGCAGTTGGAACAAATCCTCATCAACCTGGTGGTGAACGCGCGGGATGCCATTCCCGAAGGCACGGAAGGCTGTATCCGGGTGAGCACCAGGAGCAGGGAGCCCTCGATTTACGGTGAAGGAGGTGGCATCGTTTTAACGGTTTCCGATACAGGACAAGGAATTCCGGAATCCGTTCAGAGGAGAATTTTCGATCCCTTCTTCACCACCAAAGAACCCGGTAGAGGAACCGGATTGGGGCTGTCCACGGTGTATGGGATTGTGACACGACATGGCGGCTCCATCACCTGCCACAGCCGAGTCGGGCAAGGAACCACGTTTTCCATCACGTTGCCGGCCCATAGTTCTACCAAGGCGATGGAGCAAAAGAGCAAGAGTGATGCAGAGGAAATGAGCGTTTCCAAGAGATCACGGAGCAGGAGAAACGCACGACCCACGGTGCTGGTTGTGGACGATGAAGACGATGTTCGGGACTTGGTTTCAGAAACCCTTTTGGAGGAAGGTTTTCGTGTCTTGACGGCATCGTCTGGCGAAGAGGCTTTAGATGTTCTTGCGAGAAGTGCTGATCTTGTGGACGTCTTGATTCTTGATGAGAACATGCCCGGCATGGGAGGATCCGCATGTTTTTCGAAAGTTCGACATCTCTACCCTGAAGTCGCCGTCATCCTGGCCAGCGGATCCCTGGAAAGCCACTTTGTGGAAAGCCTGGGTATGGCGGAACACGTCGCCTTTCTTTCGAAACCCTACCGACTTGGCGAGTTGTTGGCGGCCATTCAACGTGTCATGGACCATTGA
- a CDS encoding heterodisulfide reductase-related iron-sulfur binding cluster, with protein sequence MIVVQIGRLAEQLGVHRNTIRNWIRSGRLPARRVPGKRYLVDEEEFLKLCHAYGLDASALQVRQVSSPSTLPFDPMEDEEGAVQLGSCAGTLRSWIPGIDVCLSCGSCVGVCPIAGVDGSDPRKMVRMAVLGMERELGESLWPWKCTLCAKCEQVCPAGVDITGFMMAVRRAWDRDRIPGALHKGVLTSLETGNNLGIPREDFIACCEAVARELAETECPGFRLPLDLKGARLLVTVNSKEPFAEPWQMRHWWKIFYAAEESWTLTSEHWDGVQWGIFTGDDEAVRVSVGRVVDNMRRLGCEALLLPECGHAYYAFRMALQRWYADETKRFRVLTLFDLLLDYLQTGRIHVRSDCFPGVVTYHDPCHFTRKSLKFFGQAYDEQARDILRRCCGELVEMMPNREDAFCCGAGGGLSVLPFHEERVFFGRYKARQIRRTGAHLVVTSCHTCRDQILKSLCKEYDLSVNVKLLWELVADALVLSQSSNGEVRS encoded by the coding sequence GTGATTGTGGTTCAGATCGGGCGGCTTGCGGAGCAGTTGGGAGTGCATCGCAACACCATTCGCAATTGGATACGAAGCGGGCGACTTCCGGCGCGACGTGTTCCGGGCAAGCGTTATTTAGTAGACGAGGAGGAGTTCCTTAAGCTTTGTCATGCCTATGGTTTGGATGCTTCGGCTTTACAGGTTCGTCAGGTATCGTCGCCTTCGACCTTGCCTTTTGATCCCATGGAAGATGAGGAGGGTGCGGTCCAGTTGGGATCGTGTGCCGGCACACTTCGTTCTTGGATCCCAGGGATCGATGTGTGTCTAAGCTGCGGCAGTTGCGTAGGGGTCTGTCCCATTGCGGGCGTGGACGGCTCTGACCCTCGAAAGATGGTGCGCATGGCGGTTTTGGGTATGGAACGAGAGCTGGGGGAATCTCTCTGGCCCTGGAAGTGTACCCTGTGTGCCAAGTGTGAACAGGTATGCCCAGCGGGTGTCGATATAACGGGTTTCATGATGGCGGTGCGTCGAGCCTGGGATCGGGATCGTATCCCCGGGGCTTTACACAAGGGTGTATTGACTTCGCTGGAGACGGGAAACAACCTGGGAATTCCTCGGGAAGATTTTATCGCCTGTTGCGAAGCTGTGGCTCGTGAATTGGCTGAAACGGAATGTCCGGGGTTTCGGCTTCCTTTAGACCTGAAAGGGGCTCGGCTCCTGGTGACGGTCAATTCCAAGGAGCCCTTTGCGGAACCGTGGCAAATGAGGCATTGGTGGAAGATTTTTTATGCCGCTGAGGAATCCTGGACGCTTACCTCTGAGCACTGGGATGGAGTCCAATGGGGGATCTTTACGGGTGATGATGAAGCGGTGCGGGTATCCGTAGGGCGCGTCGTGGACAATATGCGTCGCCTGGGCTGTGAAGCTTTGCTTCTTCCCGAGTGCGGTCATGCCTATTATGCCTTTCGAATGGCTTTGCAGCGATGGTACGCGGATGAAACCAAACGTTTTCGAGTGCTCACCCTCTTTGATCTCTTGCTGGATTATCTCCAGACGGGACGCATTCATGTTCGATCCGATTGTTTTCCCGGCGTGGTCACCTACCATGATCCTTGCCATTTTACTCGAAAGTCCCTGAAGTTCTTTGGTCAAGCTTATGACGAACAGGCTCGAGACATTCTGCGTCGGTGCTGTGGCGAATTGGTGGAGATGATGCCTAACCGGGAAGATGCTTTCTGTTGTGGTGCCGGCGGGGGGCTTTCGGTTCTGCCGTTTCATGAAGAGCGAGTCTTTTTCGGTCGTTACAAAGCGCGCCAAATTCGAAGAACAGGGGCTCACCTGGTGGTGACCTCCTGCCATACCTGCAGGGATCAAATCCTTAAAAGCCTATGCAAGGAGTACGATTTGTCCGTCAATGTCAAACTCTTGTGGGAACTGGTGGCGGACGCTCTTGTGTTGTCTCAGTCCTCAAACGGTGAGGTGCGCTCATGA